The Erigeron canadensis isolate Cc75 chromosome 1, C_canadensis_v1, whole genome shotgun sequence genome segment TAGTTTGGATATCCCTCATGAATGTCTTATCAAACAGCCTCCCATACCTCCACATTTTCTTTTCATGATTCCAATCATTTTGAGCCAACAGTTCAACTAAATGAACCAAACACTTCTTTTGATTTTCAGTAACTATACCATGGATAGCAGCCACAATCACCCTCGGTTTGCACTTCAATTCATCACTCAGTTTCTTAACAATACTCACAATATGCATACCACTATTCGAAAGCTTATTATCATACAAAAAACCCTTCAAATCCTTGTACCTTTCATCTGAATTACTCATATAAAGAAACCGATACAATGTCACTTTAGCCCTTTCATGCACATAGAAACAATCTTTCAAGATCTTTAACGCAGACTCGTTAGGACAAGGAAGCATCACATTCATCGGTTCTTTATAAAACATACCAAACTTTTTCACAGTACTAAACCAATAACTCATATACTCTGATACCGGCATTGTAAACAAACGAAACAACGATACAGCTATATACGAATACACTGCAGCCTCTCTAGTAAAATCACATTTTCCAGTATTACCATAATCCAGCCCATTTTCATACACAATCTTGTCCCAATAACCGCTATACGATTTTTCTGCAATTTTATTTTCTAGACATTTATCCGGATTAAAGATAAATTCTTTAAAATCGGTACCTGGTGCTTTAAGATGGAAAGCTAACTCGAAAACTGCGGCGACTCCTTGTCCGGTGAAGCCAGAGGATAACATTGGCATCACTGCCCTGCCAATTAAAGCAATCTGTTTATCGGAATAACGGTGTAACGTGATACTCGGTTTTCGTATCCATTCTTTGTCCAAGAAATCATATTTCACATTCTCATTTGGTTTAAATTTGTGGAATTTCGGATGGGGTTTTGTTTGAACAATGTTTTCAACTTCTTGGACGGTCATTTTGGTGGTTCTTGACGGCGGACGGTGGCCGGCGGTGGGGGTGACGGCTGTGCACTAGTTGTGCTCTAGAGGGTGTGATGGTGGTTGAATCATTGTGCTTGATAATGGGGTTTtgaaactatatacatatatctgtatctgtatttttttatttaccaGAGTGGTGACGTGGATATGAGGTATTGTACCGAACTGATGACGTGGATATAACGACTTTGTATCAGTTCCAATGCACGTGATGGCTTTGGGGGtggatttaaaatatttaatttgatgaaTTAGTGAGTATATggtatttaatttaatactatATTTATCAGAGCACCCCAAAGTATCAATGTATTCGGCGTATTAACTTTGAATACGTTCCACACCATTTGTTCCGTATTCAAGCACGTGTTGGGTTGCTCCATGGTGAGGAATACGAAGGTTCaaggttgattttttttattattattttcctctatgaaatacgagtatataatatatggtTGTAGGTGTGTCGTATCATATTTCTGATCTCTTTCTGGTCGTCTGTGTGTATTTTTTACATGTGAAGTATGTGGGTGAaggttgattttgtttttgtttttaatttttcggCCGGCTTTTGAAAGAAATAATATGTAGTAGGTGTAATTTACAACTTTAACCCTAaaattttatctatatctaaactacccacatatatatatatatatatatatatatatatttataaaagtgtaaaatgaATGTATTGAATATTGGGTATGAATTGAGAAAAATGTATTGGAAAGAGGTTTTTTTTGATGTTAAGCTAATGTGGCAGTGTATTGGTTAGTATTCACCCCACTCATTGGGGGTGCTCTTACTAAAGAGATAACtatgactttttatttttactttcattCATCAAAAGAATGCAAGAAAATTTACATCAACATCACCATTTTAAACGTGGAAAAGTACCCGCATGGTTGCgatggtgagatggtggggtgataggtcataggagatgaTAGATCATTGAGTGTGATAGCTAAATGttttagccgtacgggttccaccatcggatttaaaaattcattaaaagtatgttgaatgacctctctaatgaaagatcatgaaattttaagaacacccatataattttttaaatttatcgATGTGCGATTTTTGAGATTTATGAATGAAAGAGAAAagaatgagtggttgagatttgagaaaagAGATGAAAATGAGGAACTGAGATTTCCTCTTAGAACATTGTAGTTAGTTtagtaaatatatttaaattagtggataAATAATAAGGACATTAtaggattttcaaaaacttagttgaaaacttaaaaaaatttgacggaaataaatgttttataatgtagtagtaaataaaatacatatactatattttttacttcataaatgtcatttttaaaataaaaaatcacacTTTGTATCTAAATGAAAGCTTTTTTTTACATTGATCTATTGACATCTATGTTATATCAATGCAAATTTTCACTATTTTCCTAGTTGtagtttatttcatttcatgTAGATCGTCTATCTTCAATTTTAAACCTTTcgatttttaagtttaaaaaaattgttagcATCTTTACCATCCTTTGTTGATTTCGTCTACACATAAAACAATAGTAAATATCTGTATTACATACCAAACATAACAGAGGCTTGTATcacaaaaagttataaaagtcATGATCAAAGTTACTCAATACAGAGCATaagatataattttaatttaaacaatTTTGTTTGACATTTACTTGTCTAAACCTGTCATTCTAATTAAACAAGTGTCATAACCTTAATTGCAGTCAATTAATCCATTTGGGTTTGGTTTAATCCAATTAGGTGCACTTTTTGTTCCAATGAACACATAAtccatatgaaatatttttgcTATAAATCGTAATATTATAACATTAATTGTTTCATGATCTCATTATTTTCAGGAGAGGATTCAAAAACGATAATGTTAGTTCATGTCAGTccaaaagaagaagatttatgTGAGACTGTATGTTCTTTGAATTTTGCATTACGCTTGAGAAGTATTCACTTAGGGGAGACCGAACCGAATGTAAGTTAATCAAACCTTAAGCTAATTACTTCTTAAATTATGTCCTGTAATTGGAACTGTTATTTGGCACAGGAAGCAAGAGTAATGAGGGAAGTAACAATGACTAACCTACAACGCAAGATGCAAGAGATTGAAGACAACCGTGACACGTTCataaaagaaatcaagaaaCTGAATCAGAAATTGGATTCCCTAACAAAGACATCATCGGGTTCGAATGAGAAACTTGATGGGTTGCTATCATCATTGAAAGTCCCACAAAATGCAGATGAAATGACAGTAACGCCGCCATCAAGAAGGATGCCAAGTTATATGAAGCCCACAATTTGCAGTACACGCAAATCGGGGATGGGGAATCAAACTACATATACAAAAAACATCAGACCTGCAAGAAGAAAACAATTGCCATTGTCTCGTGCAGAATCTGTGAATTTTCCTATAAAGAATATGACAGAAAGCTACTCGGGGAGTAGCATCTCGAGAGTGAGTTGCATGGTAGGTTTAAACGAAATACAACCAGGGGTCCATAATGACATAGAATACAGTAGTGACACGGATTTCAGTTCCATAAATAGGTCAGATGCTAGCCATTGGGCTCAGAATAAGCGGGTTTTCCCAATCCCGACTCCTCTAAAGAAAAGTAAATCCAAGGAACATATGAAAAAGGGGAAATCGGGTGGCACTGAAAGGGTTGACTACATGTGCACAGAGGTTAGCCACAAACATGGTCGGTTAGTACCACCAGAGGTAAGACTTGTGCGTAAAGAATCCAGATTCGACCACAATTTATCGATCCTTTCAATTGAAAGTACACAATCAACAATGGGAGTGGGTGACACGTCAACTGAAGGTGACATTTATAGTCAGATAATGTCAAGGGATACAATGGGAGTCGATGACACATCTACCGAAGGTTATACCTCTCATTATGAAGATCATGTTAATAGAGTTAACCAGACAACTATACCGCAAGTGTCAAATCATGAAAGACATAACTTAGAGGCGCACAAGTTAAAAGATGACTTACCTACAAAAACTTCCTGCATCCATGAAATGATTCTCAATGATTTGGCTAAGCACTCCTCCCAAACACTTGGATATGCCAAAACCAGAGGTAAAATGAACCGCCAAGCAATTAATTCTTACTTTTGGTGTTCGACCTTTCTTGGTTTAGTTTTAGGCATACAACATGTAGTATAAACGAACCTCACTTGGAACTGAAAACAAACGGTCGTCAATATGGATAACTTTTTGGTATGGGTCAAAAGAGACATACTTAGGTAGTTTAGATTTAGTTGAAACTTATTAAGTGTTTATACAAAATTGTGtcaaatatgaatatatgattacaaaaaaattcttattcagtgataatcaaatatattatcAACCCTGTTCAGAAAATCATgcaacaaatataatatataggtaACTTTGATTAAGATAATTTAGCTCAAATATAGGCCTAAATTAGTATGGTTTCTGGCCACATGAAATTAGTATGCCAATTATCTAACATTCTTAACTTATCCATCTTGGCAGGTTTTTCAGATCTCGTAAAAGATAATATTTTGATAATGTATAACATCGTCCTTCTAGGATTGGGATTCAGAAGAT includes the following:
- the LOC122585982 gene encoding kinesin-like protein KIN-14T; the protein is MKMTGNKKSFKSLTQTIHSLLGFKNETNSTWANTVCDIIKSLPSTADYENDYKDSAKGCDDDPDHVLISHLHGELAALNEEVCQLNAQRKQILHEFLQLKGNIRVFCRIRPTIFGENLRQQRPVIPVDSNGILLKFTKNKTKLYNFDKVLDPSSSQDEVFSEIEPVIKSALDGYNVCILAYGQTGTGKTFTMEGNPDCPGVVPRTIKALFKQAADSNHTYLFSFSMLEIYVGHLRDLLIPRARKTTDPMPPCLSIQTDPNGGIVIDNLVAIQVSNFNHAISLYRLGSQLRSTASTNSNNVSSRSHCMIRISMTCLDGTERRKITNKIWMVDLGGSERVLKTKARGRRFDEGKAINLSLSALGDVINALQRKNSHVPYRNSKLTQVLKDSLGEDSKTIMLVHVSPKEEDLCETVCSLNFALRLRSIHLGETEPNEARVMREVTMTNLQRKMQEIEDNRDTFIKEIKKLNQKLDSLTKTSSGSNEKLDGLLSSLKVPQNADEMTVTPPSRRMPSYMKPTICSTRKSGMGNQTTYTKNIRPARRKQLPLSRAESVNFPIKNMTESYSGSSISRVSCMVGLNEIQPGVHNDIEYSSDTDFSSINRSDASHWAQNKRVFPIPTPLKKSKSKEHMKKGKSGGTERVDYMCTEVSHKHGRLVPPEVRLVRKESRFDHNLSILSIESTQSTMGVGDTSTEGDIYSQIMSRDTMGVDDTSTEGYTSHYEDHVNRVNQTTIPQVSNHERHNLEAHKLKDDLPTKTSCIHEMILNDLAKHSSQTLGYAKTRGFSDLVKDNILIMYNIVLLGLGFRRLGFEHDFFQALMN